One window from the genome of Anolis sagrei isolate rAnoSag1 chromosome 4, rAnoSag1.mat, whole genome shotgun sequence encodes:
- the PURA gene encoding transcriptional activator protein Pur-alpha — MADRDSGSEQGGGGGGGGGGAPGSGPGGGGGGGPGVGLQHETQELASKRVDIQNKRFYLDVKQNAKGRFLKIAEVGAGGSKSRLTLSMSVAVEFRDYLGDFIEHYAQLGPSQPPELAQAADEPRRALKSEFLVRENRKYYMDLKENQRGRFLRIRQTVNRGPGLGSTQGQTIALPAQGLIEFRDALAKLIDDYGVEEEPAELPEGTSLTVDNKRFFFDVGSNKYGVFMRVSEVKPTYRNSITVPYKVWAKFGHTFCKYSDEMKKIQEKQRDKRAAQAAASSSSSGGAEPQAEAESSISPASSSAAAAAATGPPGALLQAEEPEED, encoded by the coding sequence ATGGCGGACAGAGACAGCGGCAGCGAGCagggtggcggcggcggcggcggcggtggcggGGCGCCGGGCTCGGGCCCGGGCGGAGGCGGCGGCGGGGGTCCCGGCGTGGGCCTGCAGCACGAGACGCAGGAGCTGGCCTCCAAGCGGGTGGACATCCAGAACAAGCGCTTCTACCTGGACGTGAAGCAGAACGCCAAGGGCCGCTTCCTGAAGATCGCGGAGGTGGGCGCGGGCGGGAGCAAGAGCCGGCTGACGCTCTCCATGTCGGTGGCCGTGGAGTTCCGCGACTACCTGGGCGACTTCATCGAGCACTACGCGCAGCTGGGGCCCAGCCAGCCCCCGGAGCTGGCGCAGGCCGCGGACGAGCCCCGGCGGGCCCTCAAGAGCGAGTTCCTGGTCCGCGAGAACCGCAAGTACTACATGGATCTGAAGGAGAACCAGCGCGGGCGGTTCCTCCGCATCCGGCAGACGGTGAACCGCGGGCCGGGCCTGGGCTCCACGCAGGGCCAGACCATCGCGCTCCCGGCCCAGGGCCTCATCGAGTTCCGCGACGCGCTGGCCAAGCTCATCGACGACTACGGCGTGGAGGAGGAGCCCGCCGAGCTGCCCGAGGGCACCTCCTTGACGGTGGACAACAAGCGCTTCTTCTTCGACGTGGGCTCCAACAAGTACGGCGTCTTCATGCGCGTCAGCGAGGTCAAGCCCACCTACCGCAACTCCATCACCGTCCCCTACAAGGTCTGGGCCAAGTTCGGGCACACCTTCTGCAAGTACTCGGACGAGATGAAGAAGATCCAGGAGAAGCAGAGGGACAAGCGGGCCGCCCAAGCCGCCGCCTCCTCGTCGTCCTCCGGGGGAGCCGAGCCGCAGGCCGAGGCGGAGAGCAGCATtagccccgcctcctcctccgccgccgccgccgccgccacagGCCCGCCGGGAGCCCTGCTGCAGGCCGAGGAGCCCGAGGAGGATTGA